A region from the Bactrocera dorsalis isolate Fly_Bdor chromosome 1, ASM2337382v1, whole genome shotgun sequence genome encodes:
- the LOC105232403 gene encoding proteoglycan 4, with the protein MWSKNKSILIIWALLLIQLVAAGTTRQGRRAEDAAYPNANGDVDADGFHTFTRQGVTLRIQPRTRTIRIDGRNASPAQLLEQAKQARQLELLAVRQLLNTRHPVKRTSFENGRKQTSTYTLEPDGSIVCKIVDDIDMADVDRRFEEIFQKQREKQAKEQPNKIADWEWSEDNDEPAQRPIFRAPLQPYPAGQPYVPTSPQSPQPAEQQPTFYQPPRFQPAWPTRDQDDPFNPPGLPAMNSFDDDEEDLFDAYDKAYPSPVGPTNTVSSTNTDKDGNVVHTTLTTGPNEWKRKTVKTSTNTQARPVEEPSTTVRNIPNLDDFLREQYNPSPKAKPESVTPSTTTSTTPKIIKTINVQDLPPIALLNPNKQLDEEFLQPLTPNADGEQPRPIKTLRVDNIPPSSIPDMDTDRFEQRKVQTLTKTIHGNQMPTAADLDPKMLDMLQRAGITPEDIANANGQTITKTRVEPDGRTVTTKYSINRGNTLAPSSFDAPNRGATYPEDTNNWRPYGVPSVFRVSLPPKHQSASHFGVDFTPFSAGSVAAAVTTTTTARPLVRDREPLEPQDEDNENSVTLNPLLIHPVQPVVTKTLAPSDPKLIRVRSPIAEFLVKCGLSVPDLRANKGEYVRTFLDPDGSVLTARFILTGPIMYPVLNY; encoded by the exons ATGTGGAGTAAAAATAAGTCAATTCTAATAATTTGGGCACTACTGCTGATACAG TTGGTAGCTGCCGGCACTACAAGACAGGGCAGGAGGGCCGAAGATGCTGCATATCCCAATGCCAATGGAGATGTGGATGCCGATGGCTTCCATACATTCACACGTCAAGGCGTGACACTGCGCATCCAGCCACGTACCAGAACCATACGCATTGACGGTAGGAACGCCAGCCCGGCGCAACTGTTAGAGCAAGCCAAGCAGGCAAGACAACTGGAATTGCTAGCCGTGCGCCAGCTACTAAACACGCGACATCCCGTGAAGCGTACAAGCTTCGAAAATGGACGTAAGCAGACGAGCACATATACGCTGGAGCCGGATGGCAGCATTGTATGCAAGATAGTggatgatattgatatggcCGATGTGGATCGCCGTTTCGAagagatttttcaaaaacaacgcGAAAAGCAAGCGAAAGAGCAACCTAATAAAATCGCGGATTGGGAATGGTCTGAGGACAATGATGAACCAGCGCAGCGCCCAATATTTCGCGCTCCGTTGCAGCCTTATCCTGCAGGTCAACCGTACGTACCAACGTCACCGCAATCACCACAACCGGCAGAGCAACAGCCAACGTTCTACCAGCCACCACGATTTCAACCAGCGTGGCCGACGCGTGATCAAGACGATCCCTTCAATCCACCTGGGCTGCCTGCAATGAATAGTTTTGATGATGATGAGGAGGATCTTTTTGATGCATACGATAAGGCTTATCCGTCACCAGTTGGGCCGACAAACACTGTTTCGAGCACAAACACCGATAAGGATGGAAATGTAGTGCATACGACTTTGACGACCGGACCAAATGAGTGGAAACGTAAAACGGTAAAAACTTCTACAAATACACAAGCCCGACCGGTAGAAGAGCCATCTACAACAGTGCGTAATATACCAAACTTAGACGATTTTCTCAGAGAACAATATAATCCTAGCCCGAAGGCCAAACCAGAATCCGTTACACCCAGCACAACTACTTCAACCACACCTAAAATCATAAAGACTATCAATGTTCAGGACTTACCACCTATAGCTTTACTCAATCCCAACAAGCAGTTAGATGAAGAATTTCTACAACCACTCACACCCAACGCTGACGGTGAACAACCAAGACCCATTAAAACACTGCGGGTGGATAATATACCACCCAGTTCGATTCCAGATATGGATACGGATCGCTTTGAGCAAAGAAAAGTACAGACGCTTACGAAAACCATCCATGGCAATCAGATGCCAACAGCAGCCGATTTAGATCCCAAAATGTTGGATATGTTACAGCGTGCTGGCATAACACCTGAAGACATTGCCAACGCGAATggacaaacaataacaaagacACGCGTTGAACCAGACGGTCGTACGGTGACCACTAAATATAGCATAAATCGCGGCAACACGCTTGCACCTTCCTCCTTCGATGCACCCAACCGTGGTGCTACATACCCTGAAGATACAAACAACTGGCGTCCTTATGGTGTACCGTCGGTTTTCCGCGTCTCGCTGCCACCTAAACATCAGAGTGCTAGCCATTTTGGCGTCGACTTCACACCTTTCTCCGCTGGCTCAGTGGCAGCTGCTGTCACCACAACTACCACTGCGCGACCACTGGTACGCGACCGTGAGCCTTTGGAGCCGCAAGATGAAGATAATGAAAATTCCGTCACTTTAAATCCTTTACTCATTCATCCGGTACAACCGGTCGTCACAAAGACTTTGGCTCCTAGTGATCCGAAATTGATCAGGGTCAGAAGCCCTATCGCGGAATTTTTGGTGAAATGTGGCTTATCGGTGCCTGATTTGCGGGCCAATAAAGGCGAGTATGTCAGAACTTTTCTCGATCCGGATGGAAGTGTACTAACGGCTCGATTTATACTAACTGGACCAATTATGTACCCCGTTTTAAATTACTAG